A single genomic interval of Pyrus communis chromosome 7, drPyrComm1.1, whole genome shotgun sequence harbors:
- the LOC137739387 gene encoding uncharacterized membrane protein At3g27390-like, with protein sequence MEPPKGVWASLWNFICFLPYFIGLLILGTIKGIVFCPLICLIMTVGNTCIVLGLWPIHFVWTYYCVLRSKRLGPVLKIVNCLCVLPIVLILWPVVGIVGSILGGAAFGFFSPIMGTFEAVGEGKTDKLYHCFYDGTWSTVKRCLTIVRDTRDFFYYTYFSLMDDLQQEGPPGAKYYEIRVLYLPGAVILAVLGFLVDMPVISFIAICKCPYMLFKGWHRLFHDLIGREGPFLETICVPFAGLAILVWPLAVVGGVLASMVAGIFLGAFAGVIVYQESSFWSGLCYIVASLAIYDEYSNDILDMPEGSCFPRPKYRKKAELPQTNSRTPSFSRPGSFRGAPSRLPSFTTPIIELKPLELIDSLFKECKHHGEKMVADGTITLQDLEDSKSSQGSRVISIGLPAYCLLQTLLRSAKANSLGILLSDNATEITTTNRPKETFFDWFFNPLLIIKDQIRAENLSEAEEAYLCKLVLLTGDPLRLKQSNIGSPPESERKQAELDALARRLQGITKSISRYPTFRRRFENLVNTISDDLAQHSNGGNKPSNGPKTVPRSKSAFAQLFSQKSFSFTKTSNHGTDPESGIVRDLTIT encoded by the exons ATGGAACCTCCAAAGGGGGTTTGGGCTTCTTTGTGGAACTTCATCTGCTTTCTTCCTTACTTCATAGGGCTTCTGATTCTTGGCACCATTAAAG GTATCGTTTTCTGCCCGTTGATATGCCTTATCATGACAGTCGGAAACACCTGTATCGTACTGGGTCTTTGGCCAATACACTTTGTGTGGACCTATTATTGCGTTTTGAG gTCTAAGAGATTAGGGCCAGTTCTGAAGATTGTTAACTGCTTATGTGTACTACCTATCGTCTTGATCTTGTGGCCAGTGGTTGGGATTGTTGGTAGTATTTTGGGTGGAGCGGcatttggctttttttcaccgaTAATGGGAACTTTTGAAGCTGTTGGAGAAGGGAAGACCGATAAACTGTACCACTGCTTTTAT GATGGAACTTGGAGCACCGTCAAAAGGTGCTTAACTATTGTGAGGGATACCAGGGATTTTTTTTACTACACTTACTTCTCACTTATGGATGACCTGCAACAAGAAGGTCCCCCGGGCGCAAAATATTATGAGATTAG GGTGCTGTATCTTCCTGGGGCTGTAATATTAGCAGTCCTTGGTTTCTTGGTTGATATGCCAGTGATCTCATTTATTGCCATATGCAAATGCCCATACATGCTCTTCAAGGGGTGGCACCGTTTGTTTCATGACCTTATAGGTCGAGAAGGCCCTTTCTTGGAAACAATATGTGTTCCATTTGCGGGTCTTGCTATCCTAGTCTGGCCATTGGCTGTTGTTGGGGGAGTGTTGGCGTCAATGGTGGCTGGTATCTTTCTTGGTGCTTTCGCTGGAGTGATTGTTTATCAG GAATCCTCATTTTGGTCGGGGCTTTGCTATATCGTTGCATCCTTGGCCATATATGATGAATACAGCAATGACATCCTTGACATGCCAGAAGGATCCTGCTTTCCAAG ACCAAAGTACCGAAAGAAGGCTGAATTGCCCCAGACCAACTCTCGCACACCCTCTTTCTCAAGGCCTGGCTCCTTTCGGGGTGCTCCCTCCCGCTTACCTTCATTCACTACTCCTATCATTGAATTGAAGCCCCTTGAG CTGATTGATAGTTTATTTAAGGAGTGTAAACATCACGGCGAAAAAATGGTTGCTGACGGAACTATTACGCTTCAAGATCTTGAAGACTCCAAGTCCAGTCAAGGTAGCAGAGTCATTAGCATTGGCTTACCAGCATATTGCCTTCTTCAGACACTCCTGCGATCCGCAAAAGCCAATTCATTAGGAATATTGTTAA GTGACAATGCTACTGAGATAACTACCACAAACAGACCGAAAGAAACTTTTTTTGATTGGTTTTTCAATCCGCTGTTGATCATCAAGGACCAGATAAGAGCAGAAAACCTTTCTGAAGCAGAAGAGGCCTACCTTTGCAAATTAGTTCTGCTGACTGGGGATCCTTTGAGGTTGAAACAATCGAATATTGGCTCACCACCTGAATCAGAGCGTAAACAGGCTGAACTTGATGCATTGGCTCGAAG ACTCCAAGGTATCACTAAATCTATCTCGAGGTATCCAACTTTCAGGCGTCGATTTGAGAATCTTGTCAACACCATCTCCGATGATCTTGCACAGCATAGTAACGGTGGCAACAAACCGAGCAATGGACCTAAAACAGTTCCGAGATCAAAGAGTGCCTTCGCCCAGCTCTTCAGCCAGAAATCCTTTAGTTTTACGAAAACAAGCAACCATGGGACAGATCCAGAGTCAGGGATCGTAAGAGACCTGACAATCACATAG
- the LOC137739388 gene encoding early nodulin-like protein 21, with protein MANFNMIFLFSLVMFFFCYGHFVSAFEFQVGGNKDWVVPPANDTKIYNDWASENRFQVGDTLRFHYKKDSVMEVTEAEYKKCNSTRPNFFSNTGNTVYTFDHSGSFYFISGAAGHCERGQRMIVKVMVAEDEDSPSGGDAIKSSGAAVSSVRVSKLVLVQFVMSYVVASVMF; from the exons ATGGCTAACTTCAACATGATCTTTCTGTTTTCTCTGGTGATGTTTTTCTTCTGCTATGGTCATTTCGTCTCCGCCTTCGAGTTCCAAGTTGGTGGAAACAAAGACTGGGTTGTCCCTCCCGCCAACGACACCAAAATCTACAACGATTGGGCCTCTGAAAACCGGTTCCAAGTTGGCGACACCCTGC GCTTTCACTACAAGAAGGACTCGGTGATGGAGGTGACAGAGGCGGAGTACAAAAAGTGCAACTCGACTCGCCCCAATTTCTTCTCGAACACTGGAAACACCGTTTACACGTTCGACCACTCGGGCTCCTTCTACTTCATCAGTGGAGCAGCTGGACACTGCGAGAGGGGACAGCGCATGATAGTTAAGGTGATGGTGGCGGAGGATGAGGACTCTCCGTCGGGTGGTGACGCCATAAAATCTTCCGGTGCTGCGGTTTCCTCAGTCAGAGTCTCCAAACTTGTCCTTGTTCAGTTTGTTATGTCGTATGTTGTTGCTTCTGTTATGTTCTAG
- the LOC137739294 gene encoding succinate dehydrogenase [ubiquinone] iron-sulfur subunit 1, mitochondrial-like, with protein MATGLIRRAIASAASSGSTAAASFRYICVRAMASEAQAQQVDLKARDKTDIKTFSIYRWNPDNPKKPELKEYEIDLKECGPMVLDALIKIKNEMDPTLTFRRSCREGICGSCAMNIDGCNGLACLTKIAPSEAGASMITPLPHMFVIKDLVVDMTNFYNQYKSIEPWLKRKTPAAELDGKEIKQSKKDRAKLDGMYECILCACCSTSCPSYWWNPESYLGPAALLHANRWISDSRDEYTKERLDAINDEFKLYRCHTILNCARACPKGLNPGKQIQHIKQLQLKP; from the exons ATGGCGACGGGGTTGATACGGAGGGCCATAGCTTCTGCAGCGTCGTCGGGATCGACGGCGGCGGCGTCGTTTCGTTACATCTGCGTCCGGGCTATGGCGTCGGAGGCCCAGGCCCAGCAGGTGGACCTCAAGGCCCGAGACAAAACGGACATCAAGACCTTCTCAATCTACCGGTGGAACCCGGACAACCCGAAGAAGCCGGAGCTCAAGGAGTACGAGATCGACCTCAAGGAGTGCGGGCCCATGGTACTCGACGCCCTCATCAAGATCAAGAACGAGATGGACCCCACTCTCACCTTCCGGCGATCTTGCCGGGAAGGGATCTGCGGCTCCTGCGCCATGAACATCGACGGCTGCAACGGCCTGGCCTGCCTGACGAAGATAGCGCCGTCGGAGGCAGGCGCCTCGATGATCACGCCGCTGCCGCACATGTTTGTGATCAAGGACCTGGTGGTGGATATGACGAATTTCTACAACCAGTACAAGAGCATCGAGCCGTGGCTGAAGCGGAAGACCCCGGCGGCGGAGTTGGATGGGAAGGAGATAAAGCAGAGCAAAAAGGATAGGGCGAAGCTGGATGGGATGTACGAGTGCATTCTGTGCGCCTGCTGTAGCACATCCTGCCCTAGCTACTGGTGGAACCCTGAGTCTTATTTGGGCCCCGCCGCCTTGCTCCACGCCAATCG GTGGATAAGTGACAGCCGTGACGAATACACAAAGGAGCGACTGGATGCAATAAACGACGAGTTCAAGCTTTACCGATGCCATACCATATTGAACTGTGCTCGTGCCTGCCCGAAGGGTTTGAACCCCGGAAAGCAGATCCAACATATCAAGCAGCTGCAGCTGAAGCCCTGA
- the LOC137740155 gene encoding protein LOW PHOTOSYNTHETIC EFFICIENCY 1, chloroplastic-like: MQALITWEVPQVGFGLGSSCKFRTRSRRKKIGVVGFPVCNGGNGDVLLGSEGFNGSRKFGFGCGCFYGHSRLKLARFCEPKKGSFVVAWALEEQAIGNEVLVEEETSENRLSGECEGEGVVDHRNVDGRKGCDGNDDDEIGIGGQGENWEQRNEKIDVRALALSLQFAKTADDVEEVLKDTGDLPLQVFSSIIRGFGRDRLMDSAFATVEWLKRKKEETNGFITPNLFIYNSLLGAVKQSGQFGEIDKVLSDMTREGVVPNVVTYNTKMAIYIERGQSMEALHVLEEIQEKGLIPSSVSYSTALLAYQRMQDGNGALKFFVEFRENYRKGHIGKDADVDWEEEFVKLENFTKRVCYQVMRRWLVRDDNLTTNVLKLLTEMDIAGVPLGRAEHERLLWACTREEHYIVAKDLYGRIREKHSDISLAVCNHTIWLMGKAKKWWAALEIYEDMLDKGPQPNNMSYELIVSHFNVLLSAARKRAIWKWGVRLLNKMEEKGLKPRSKEWNAVLVACSKAAETSAAVKIFKRMVEQGQKPTILSYGALLSALEKGKRYDEARQVWEHMLKVGLKPNLYAYTTMASIFSGHGKPNMVETIIDDMVSAGIEPTVVTYNAIISGFARNGFSSAAYDWFDRMKAQNIPPNHVTYEMMIEALAKEGKPRLAYELYLRARTQRLALSSKAYDTVVQSSLESRANIDVRLLGERPPERKVNGQGRNTSSQVS, from the coding sequence ATGCAAGCTTTAATCACTTGGGAAGTACCCCAGGTAGGATTTGGACTTGGTTCTTCTTGTAAATTTAGAACTAGAAGTAGGAGGAAAAAGATTGGAGTTGTTGGTTTTCCTGTTTGTAATGGTGGAAATGGTGATGTTTTACTTGGGAGTGAGGGTTTCAATGGAAGCCGAAAATTTGGTTTCGGATGTGGGTGCTTCTATGGGCACTCTAGACTTAAACTTGCTCGGTTTTGTGAGCCGAAGAAGGGTTCGTTTGTGGTAGCATGGGCATTGGAGGAGCAAGCAATTGGGAATGAGGTTCTTGTGGAGGAAGAGACATCGGAAAATAGGTTGTCGGGTGAATGCGAGGGTGAGGGTGTTGTTGATCATCGAAATGTGGATGGAAGGAAGGGCTGTGATggtaatgatgatgatgaaataGGTATAGGAGGTCAAGGAGAGAATTGGGAACAGAGAAATGAAAAGATTGACGTGCGTGCGCTGGCGCTAAGCTTACAGTTTGCGAAAACAGCTGATGATGTTGAAGAGGTTCTTAAGGACACGGGTGATTTGCCCCTCCAAGTATTCTCATCCATTATCAGGGGTTTCGGAAGAGACAGATTGATGGATTCCGCTTTTGCTACTGTCGAGTGGCTTaagagaaagaaggaagaaactAATGGTTTCATTACCCCAAACTTATTCATATATAACAGTCTTTTGGGTGCAGTGAAGCAATCTGGACAATTCGGAGAAATTGACAAAGTATTGAGCGATATGACTAGGGAAGGGGTGGTACCGAATGTTGTAACTTACAACACTAAAATGGCTATTTACATTGAACGGGGACAAAGTATGGAGGCCCTTCATGTCCTTGAGGAGATTCAAGAGAAGGGCCTGATTCCGTCTTCAGTATCGTACTCCACAGCATTGTTGGCTTATCAACGAATGCAAGATGGGAATGGAGCTTTAAAGTTCTTTGTTGAGTTTAGAGAAAATTATCGTAAAGGACATATAGGTAAAGATGCTGATGTAGACTGGGAAGAGGAGTTTGTGAAGCTTGAGAACTTTACAAAACGCGTTTGCTACCAAGTGATGCGAAGGTGGCTTGTGAGGGATGATAACTTAACCACCAATGTGCTCAAACTGCTAACAGAGATGGATATTGCTGGGGTTCCACTTGGGAGGGCAGAGCACGAGCGCCTTTTGTGGGCTTGCACCCGTGAAGAACATTATATTGTAGCAAAAGATTTGTATGGTAGGATAAGAGAAAAGCATTCTGACATAAGTTTAGCCGTGTGTAACCATACGATTTGGTTGATGGGGAAGGCTAAGAAATGGTGGGCAGCTTTGGAGATTTATGAGGATATGTTGGACAAGGGGCCGCAGCCAAATAACATGTCGTATGAATTGATAGTATCTCACTTTAACGTCCTTCTAAGTGCAGCTAGAAAAAGAGCGATTTGGAAATGGGGTGTCAGGTTGCTCAACAAGATGGAAGAGAAAGGGCTTAAACCAAGAAGTAAGGAATGGAATGCGGTTCTTGTTGCCTGTTCCAAGGCTGCTGAAACCTCTGCGGCTGTCAAAATTTTTAAGAGAATGGTGGAGCAAGGCCAGAAACCCACAATCCTTTCTTACGGGGCATTGCTTAGTGCCCTCGAGAAGGGTAAGCGCTATGATGAGGCCCGTCAGGTGTGGGAACATATGCTTAAGGTTGGTCTGAAGCCAAACTTGTATGCCTACACAACTATGGCTTCGATTTTCAGTGGCCATGGAAAACCTAACATGGTAGAAACCATCATTGATGACATGGTTTCAGCAGGCATTGAGCCAACTGTTGTCACATATAATGCCATTATCAGTGGGTTTGCAAGAAACGGTTTTAGCAGTGCTGCATACGATTGGTTTGACCGCATGAAAGCTCAGAACATCCCTCCAAACCATGTCACATACGAAATGATGATTGAGGCTCTCGCAAAGGAAGGGAAGCCAAGGCTTGCATATGAGCTATATTTGAGAGCTCGAACTCAACGCCTTGCCCTCTCTTCAAAAGCTTATGACACAGTGGTTCAGTCCTCACTGGAATCCAGAGCTAACATTGATGTAAGACTTTTAGGGGAACGGCCACCAGAGAGAAAGGTGAACGGGCAAGGTAGGAACACTTCCAGCCAAGTTTCTTAA